A stretch of the Thalassotalea euphylliae genome encodes the following:
- a CDS encoding FecCD family ABC transporter permease: protein MISRTKSSTLWFVGLLSLSLFSLVSALSFGAAEISLEQAFYAVIGDVQAAEPTDSVLPAEQAVATSAALAEQIIWQLRMPRTLLALIAGGGLGLAGLMLQTVTRNPLADPYLFGISSGATVGVVLFMTFAGSALATALGQSESWLSPLVNQLSLSFAAFIGALVAIAILLAVAGSAIGRQVESMLLAGVALSFLFSAITSVTLYFSDPQAISAVIFWTMGSFARAQWLQLILPSVLLLTTLAAVLLFRRQLSALLLGDESAITLGVNVAKFRLVMLLLSSLLTASLVAVCGGIGFVGLMIPHIVRLFVSQAQVIHPIAVCLLGGVFMVWVDVIARTLLSHQELPLGIITGLLGSGFFLSLMVVRYRRQSR from the coding sequence ATGATTAGTCGTACCAAGAGCTCAACACTATGGTTTGTCGGGTTATTGAGTTTGTCATTGTTCTCGCTGGTGTCGGCCCTGTCTTTTGGCGCGGCGGAGATTAGCCTTGAGCAAGCGTTTTATGCCGTTATTGGCGATGTTCAAGCTGCTGAGCCTACTGACTCCGTTTTACCCGCTGAGCAAGCCGTCGCAACAAGCGCTGCCTTAGCTGAGCAAATTATTTGGCAACTCCGTATGCCGCGCACGTTATTGGCCTTGATTGCCGGTGGCGGTCTTGGACTGGCCGGACTTATGCTGCAAACCGTGACCCGCAATCCACTCGCTGATCCCTATTTATTTGGTATTTCGTCAGGGGCAACCGTTGGTGTCGTGCTTTTTATGACCTTTGCCGGCAGTGCACTTGCCACAGCACTTGGCCAAAGCGAGAGTTGGCTATCGCCGCTAGTGAATCAACTGAGCTTATCGTTTGCCGCTTTTATTGGTGCACTAGTTGCCATTGCGATTTTGCTAGCAGTTGCAGGTTCAGCTATTGGTCGGCAGGTTGAGTCTATGCTGTTAGCGGGTGTCGCTTTGTCTTTCTTATTTAGCGCCATTACTAGCGTGACCTTATATTTTAGCGATCCACAGGCGATCAGCGCGGTGATCTTCTGGACCATGGGCAGCTTTGCTCGCGCCCAGTGGTTACAACTTATTTTGCCCTCGGTGTTATTGTTAACCACGTTAGCGGCGGTATTACTGTTTCGTCGTCAGCTTTCGGCCTTACTGTTAGGGGATGAAAGTGCGATTACTTTGGGCGTGAATGTCGCAAAATTTCGCTTGGTTATGCTGCTGTTAAGTTCTTTGTTAACCGCAAGTTTAGTCGCCGTGTGCGGTGGTATTGGCTTTGTAGGCTTAATGATCCCGCACATTGTTCGGCTATTTGTTTCACAAGCGCAAGTGATTCACCCAATTGCTGTTTGTTTACTCGGTGGCGTGTTTATGGTCTGGGTTGATGTGATTGCCCGCACCTTGTTATCTCACCAAGAATTACCGCTCGGTATTATCACAGGGCTACTGGGTAGTGGCTTTTTCTTGTCGTTAATGGTGGTGCGCTATCGCCGCCAAAGCCGCTAA
- a CDS encoding ABC transporter ATP-binding protein, producing the protein MQRAAQANATITSDPSLSGQQLVVTDLGWQTGRKIILSEINFHLKQGEFVGLLGPNGAGKSSLLRCLYRYHSPTTGQVHYQGQLLDTYSQQAYAQQVAVVLQESPSFFNLSVADVVELGLLPRTSIWHRTSRNEQQQVQQALTQVAMLDKAKQSFDSLSGGEKQRVLIARAMVQQPSLLIMDEPTSHLDVKYQIQIINLAKSLGITVLASFHDLNLASAMCDRLLVLSNGKLVADGAPNQVLTQALLAEVFGVNAQLQPHPEHGSPLITYQYHSEHKLESSAELGAAHD; encoded by the coding sequence ATGCAGCGAGCAGCACAAGCAAACGCGACTATAACTTCAGATCCTAGTTTAAGTGGGCAACAGCTCGTGGTCACTGATCTGGGGTGGCAAACTGGTCGCAAAATTATTTTAAGCGAGATTAATTTTCACCTAAAACAAGGTGAATTTGTTGGCTTACTTGGCCCCAATGGCGCCGGTAAATCCAGCTTATTACGTTGTTTGTATCGCTATCACAGCCCTACGACTGGGCAAGTACATTATCAAGGCCAACTGCTCGACACCTACAGCCAACAAGCCTACGCGCAACAAGTGGCGGTGGTATTACAAGAATCACCAAGCTTTTTTAACCTCTCGGTTGCTGATGTGGTGGAGTTAGGTTTATTACCGCGCACCTCAATTTGGCATCGCACTAGCCGCAATGAACAGCAGCAAGTGCAACAAGCCCTAACGCAAGTGGCGATGCTTGATAAAGCGAAGCAGAGTTTTGATTCCCTTTCTGGTGGTGAGAAACAGCGCGTTTTGATTGCCCGCGCCATGGTGCAACAACCTAGCTTGCTGATCATGGATGAGCCCACTAGCCACCTTGATGTTAAATACCAAATTCAAATTATTAACTTAGCTAAATCGCTTGGTATTACGGTACTTGCCTCTTTTCATGATTTGAATTTAGCGAGCGCTATGTGCGATCGGTTACTAGTACTTAGCAATGGCAAACTAGTGGCCGATGGCGCGCCAAATCAAGTGCTCACTCAAGCGTTACTCGCCGAAGTGTTTGGCGTGAATGCCCAATTGCAGCCGCACCCCGAGCATGGCAGCCCGTTAATTACTTATCAATACCACTCAGAGCATAAATTAGAAAGCTCGGCAGAACTGGGGGCTGCGCATGATTAG
- a CDS encoding cobalamin-binding protein, which yields MALEIAAEKVPDAASLETTSAPKPAQRIVALAPHIVEMLYEIGAGDRIVATVDYANHPEAAKAIPRIGGHAGISIEKLLSYQPDLILFWQGGNQAQDLAKMQELGLNVQLSEPKALADVAKELVMLGKLTGQEALAQQKADQFMTQLTNIEAQYQDKQVLSVFYQLWSAPLMTINQDSWINQLVTSCNANNVFANAPTKTPQVSVENVLVAMPDVIVIPDASSAKGNKQPDAGWQHWPQIPAVKKQQIIHTNGDVMHRFSSNMLVGLADMCQQLDSFRE from the coding sequence ATGGCATTAGAAATAGCCGCAGAAAAAGTACCGGATGCCGCTAGTCTAGAAACCACGTCTGCGCCCAAACCTGCGCAGCGTATTGTTGCGCTTGCGCCGCATATTGTAGAAATGCTCTATGAAATTGGCGCCGGCGATCGCATTGTTGCAACAGTTGACTATGCCAACCACCCAGAAGCGGCCAAGGCAATTCCGCGCATTGGCGGACACGCGGGGATTAGTATCGAAAAATTGCTTAGCTATCAGCCCGACTTAATCTTGTTTTGGCAAGGTGGCAATCAGGCACAAGACTTAGCCAAAATGCAAGAGCTGGGCTTAAACGTACAGCTTAGTGAGCCAAAAGCACTGGCTGATGTTGCCAAAGAGTTGGTGATGCTTGGCAAGCTTACCGGGCAAGAAGCATTAGCTCAGCAAAAAGCGGATCAGTTTATGACGCAACTGACCAACATCGAAGCGCAATATCAAGACAAACAAGTATTGTCGGTGTTCTATCAGCTATGGTCTGCGCCTTTAATGACCATTAATCAAGACAGTTGGATCAACCAACTGGTGACCAGCTGCAATGCCAATAATGTCTTTGCCAATGCACCAACCAAAACGCCGCAAGTTAGTGTTGAAAATGTCTTGGTGGCAATGCCAGATGTGATTGTTATCCCAGATGCCAGCAGTGCTAAAGGCAACAAGCAGCCGGATGCTGGCTGGCAACACTGGCCGCAAATTCCTGCGGTGAAAAAGCAGCAAATTATTCATACCAATGGTGATGTCATGCATCGCTTTAGTAGCAATATGCTGGTGGGCTTGGCCGATATGTGCCAGCAACTCGATAGCTTTCGTGAATAG
- a CDS encoding TonB-dependent receptor domain-containing protein has product MNIKHLSKLAVAIGAAITVNANVYAQAPSVADEEVITVTGSRSPVNIDTALASVVVITREDIARIQPKSLDDVLDTIPGIDITNQGGRGQNSSLFLRGTNSNQTLVLIDGIRVSSASLGSTNTQIIAPELIDRIEVVKGPRAAIWGSDAIGGVIQIFTRQLEGSEYIAGVTVGADDYRQYKAGAGIAHPDGKGHTSITLNREKSDGFDVLKTAEDDNDGYEYDSVAIKGQQQVNSQLAIDWLARADQGDNEYDNAFGGANEAETRNHAWLVRGTYSQIIGHVQNHTTLSVGQNRDYSENYLDGTDVFTTVFETRRDQFSLVNHAQVFPFLQFNLGFDYYNEQLNSTTDFAEDERDVTAFYAHSLYSKDDLTVEAAIRHDDVENVDSETTYNAGIGYQINEDTRIALNAGSGFKAPSFNDLYFPASQFSSGNPDLQSETSDTIELVFETNYANVDMAFNLYQTDVDNLIVWLPDANFFFQPTNVNEAEMSGIEFTAKYQGFGGNHQINAGYVDAEDKATGEQLIRRAKDQFSYQFDTNIGDLSLYVEYQYRGEREDNVFGVGRVKLDSYHLVNLTASYPVTPNLSVESRITNAFNENYETAVNYNTQDRAAYIGINYAM; this is encoded by the coding sequence ATGAACATAAAACACTTATCCAAATTAGCAGTGGCTATCGGCGCTGCAATCACTGTAAATGCCAACGTTTACGCCCAAGCTCCTTCTGTCGCTGATGAAGAAGTTATTACCGTAACTGGCAGTCGCTCGCCGGTCAACATCGATACCGCGCTTGCTAGCGTGGTTGTGATCACGCGTGAAGATATTGCTCGAATTCAGCCAAAATCACTTGATGATGTGCTTGATACCATTCCGGGTATTGATATCACTAACCAAGGTGGTCGTGGTCAAAATTCATCGCTGTTCTTGCGTGGCACAAACTCAAACCAAACGTTAGTGCTGATTGATGGCATTCGTGTTAGCTCTGCTAGCTTGGGTTCAACCAACACGCAAATTATTGCACCTGAACTGATTGATCGTATTGAAGTAGTGAAAGGGCCTCGTGCCGCGATTTGGGGTTCTGATGCCATTGGTGGCGTGATTCAAATTTTCACTCGCCAACTTGAAGGTAGCGAATATATTGCTGGTGTCACAGTGGGTGCTGATGATTATCGCCAGTACAAAGCAGGCGCAGGCATCGCACATCCAGACGGCAAGGGCCATACCAGCATTACCTTGAACCGTGAGAAAAGCGATGGCTTTGACGTGTTAAAAACTGCTGAAGATGACAACGATGGCTACGAATATGACTCGGTCGCGATCAAAGGTCAGCAGCAAGTTAACAGCCAACTAGCAATTGACTGGTTAGCGCGAGCCGATCAAGGTGATAATGAATATGACAATGCATTTGGTGGTGCCAACGAAGCAGAAACTCGTAACCACGCTTGGTTAGTACGTGGTACTTACAGCCAAATTATTGGTCATGTACAAAACCACACCACTTTGTCTGTTGGTCAAAATCGTGACTACTCGGAAAATTACCTTGATGGTACCGATGTTTTCACAACGGTATTTGAAACACGCCGTGATCAGTTTTCGCTAGTAAACCATGCGCAAGTTTTCCCATTTTTACAGTTCAACTTAGGCTTTGACTACTACAACGAGCAACTCAACAGTACGACTGATTTTGCCGAAGACGAGCGCGATGTGACAGCGTTTTACGCTCATAGCTTGTACAGCAAAGATGACTTAACGGTTGAAGCGGCGATTCGCCATGACGATGTTGAAAATGTTGACTCAGAAACCACTTACAACGCAGGCATTGGCTATCAAATCAATGAAGATACACGCATTGCGCTAAATGCAGGCAGTGGCTTTAAAGCGCCAAGCTTTAACGACTTATACTTCCCAGCCAGCCAGTTCTCCTCAGGTAACCCAGATCTGCAATCGGAAACTTCAGATACGATTGAGTTAGTGTTCGAAACGAACTACGCCAACGTTGATATGGCGTTTAACCTGTATCAAACAGATGTCGATAACCTGATTGTTTGGCTGCCGGATGCAAATTTCTTCTTCCAGCCTACCAATGTGAATGAAGCAGAAATGTCAGGTATCGAGTTTACCGCGAAGTATCAAGGTTTTGGTGGTAACCACCAGATTAATGCGGGTTATGTTGATGCTGAAGACAAAGCGACGGGCGAGCAGTTAATTCGCCGTGCTAAAGATCAATTTAGCTACCAGTTCGACACTAATATTGGCGATTTATCGCTTTATGTGGAATACCAATATCGCGGCGAGCGTGAAGACAATGTGTTTGGTGTTGGTCGTGTAAAACTAGACAGCTACCACCTAGTTAACTTAACGGCTAGTTACCCTGTAACGCCAAACCTTTCAGTTGAATCGCGTATTACTAACGCGTTCAACGAAAACTACGAAACGGCAGTAAATTACAATACCCAAGATCGCGCTGCGTATATTGGTATAAATTACGCAATGTAG
- the cobO gene encoding cob(I)yrinic acid a,c-diamide adenosyltransferase, translated as MDKSTNRSENHQKRQQRLKEKVDERISAAQEERGILQVITGNGKGKTTAGFGTVTRAVGHGLKAGVVQFIKGTWDCGERKLLEKFDVPFVVMATGFTWETQNREADIAAAQTAWQGAKEMLANSELDIVLLDELTYMLSYDYLPVDEVIDCLANRPKHQFVVVTGRAAHRKLLELADTVSEVKNVKHAFDAGIKAQVGFDY; from the coding sequence ATGGATAAATCGACAAATCGTTCGGAGAACCACCAAAAGCGCCAGCAACGACTGAAAGAAAAAGTTGATGAGCGTATTTCGGCAGCGCAAGAAGAACGCGGCATTTTGCAGGTTATCACCGGCAATGGTAAAGGTAAAACCACGGCTGGTTTTGGCACAGTAACACGTGCTGTGGGTCATGGCTTAAAAGCAGGTGTAGTGCAGTTTATCAAAGGGACTTGGGACTGTGGTGAGCGAAAGCTATTAGAAAAGTTTGATGTGCCGTTTGTCGTCATGGCAACCGGTTTTACGTGGGAAACGCAAAATCGCGAAGCCGATATCGCGGCAGCGCAAACCGCGTGGCAAGGAGCTAAAGAAATGCTTGCCAACTCTGAGCTCGACATTGTTTTGCTTGATGAGCTGACCTATATGCTGAGCTATGATTATTTGCCGGTTGATGAAGTGATTGACTGTTTAGCCAATCGCCCTAAGCATCAGTTTGTTGTGGTTACCGGACGTGCCGCCCATCGCAAATTGCTAGAATTGGCTGATACCGTTAGCGAAGTGAAAAACGTCAAACATGCATTCGATGCTGGCATTAAAGCCCAAGTTGGCTTTGATTACTAA
- a CDS encoding cobyric acid synthase has protein sequence MQTLMIQGTTSDAGKSTLVAGLCRALANRQFNTAPFKPQNMALNSAVAAIGESDEVGEIGRAQALQAIAAKVPAQVDFNPILLKPNSDTGAQVIVHGKAINNMEAAAYQDYKKIAMDAVLDSYQRLSEQFQYLLVEGAGSPAEINLRAGDIANMGFAEAVDCPVIIIADIDKGGVFAHLVGTLALLSPTEQARIKGFVINRFRGDISLLQSGLDWLEQETGKPVLGVLPYLHDLALDAEDALALANVNDAKIEQINIAVLLVPHISNHTDFDSLRLNPSVNLHYVRVGQAIPACDLIILPGSKNVIGDYQFLAAQGWAEQIKQHLRYGGKVLGICGGLQMLGDKICDPRGIESSVAEQSTLGLADFTTELTEEKALVQVTAELLLEIELVERELLENKLAAESIVIQGYEIHCGISQGSAMAQPFARYRNQQGQLISDGFISSDGQVIGTYLHGLFDKPAPTQAILHWVKPQSAVPALDLDQHREQELERLATVCEQHLNIDRLLDITREFYRHGNE, from the coding sequence ATGCAAACCTTGATGATACAGGGCACCACCTCTGATGCGGGTAAAAGCACGCTCGTTGCAGGTTTATGCCGCGCTTTGGCAAACCGTCAATTTAATACCGCACCATTTAAACCACAAAACATGGCACTTAATAGCGCGGTTGCGGCAATAGGAGAAAGTGACGAAGTCGGCGAGATTGGCCGTGCTCAAGCACTACAAGCAATAGCCGCAAAAGTGCCTGCGCAAGTGGACTTTAACCCGATTTTGCTGAAACCAAATTCCGATACGGGTGCGCAAGTAATAGTGCACGGCAAAGCGATTAATAATATGGAAGCGGCAGCTTACCAAGACTATAAAAAAATCGCGATGGATGCAGTGCTCGACTCTTATCAACGACTGAGTGAGCAGTTCCAATATTTATTGGTGGAAGGGGCGGGCAGCCCAGCTGAGATTAATTTACGCGCAGGCGATATTGCCAATATGGGCTTTGCCGAAGCAGTCGATTGTCCAGTAATTATTATTGCCGATATCGACAAAGGTGGCGTGTTTGCTCATTTAGTGGGAACACTAGCTTTGCTATCGCCCACTGAACAAGCAAGGATCAAAGGCTTTGTGATTAATCGTTTTCGCGGTGATATTAGTTTGCTGCAATCTGGGCTTGATTGGCTTGAACAAGAAACCGGCAAGCCAGTACTTGGGGTTCTACCTTACCTGCATGACTTGGCACTAGATGCCGAAGATGCGTTAGCACTTGCCAATGTTAATGACGCTAAAATTGAACAAATTAACATCGCGGTATTGCTAGTGCCGCATATTTCCAATCATACCGACTTTGATAGCCTGCGGTTAAATCCGTCGGTTAATCTTCATTATGTGCGGGTCGGGCAAGCCATTCCTGCCTGCGATTTGATTATTCTACCGGGCTCGAAAAACGTAATCGGTGATTACCAGTTTTTAGCCGCGCAAGGGTGGGCAGAGCAAATCAAGCAGCACTTACGCTATGGCGGTAAAGTACTGGGAATTTGTGGCGGTTTACAAATGCTGGGTGATAAAATTTGCGATCCCCGTGGTATTGAATCAAGTGTTGCTGAGCAAAGTACCCTAGGTCTTGCCGACTTTACTACCGAGCTCACCGAAGAAAAGGCACTTGTGCAAGTTACTGCTGAGCTCTTGCTTGAGATTGAATTGGTTGAAAGAGAATTGCTCGAGAATAAATTAGCAGCAGAATCTATCGTTATTCAAGGCTATGAAATCCATTGTGGTATTAGCCAAGGAAGCGCAATGGCACAGCCCTTTGCCCGTTATCGCAATCAGCAAGGGCAATTAATTAGCGATGGCTTTATCTCAAGCGATGGGCAAGTGATCGGCACCTACTTACACGGTTTATTTGATAAACCTGCGCCAACCCAAGCAATTTTGCACTGGGTTAAACCACAGTCGGCAGTACCTGCCTTGGATTTAGATCAGCACCGCGAGCAAGAGCTAGAACGCTTGGCTACGGTTTGTGAACAGCATTTAAATATCGACAGATTATTAGACATAACACGGGAGTTTTATCGTCATGGCAATGAGTGA
- a CDS encoding sensor domain-containing diguanylate cyclase, protein MPRSENYLKKELYSLIKEDAKIFEFLQSGATDGMWYWDLEQPENEWMSDRFWTELGYDPTKKSHRASEWQDIINQDDLQLALENFQKHCDDPNHPYDQEVRYRHKDGSTVWIRCRGIVIRNSNNQPYRMLGVHSNITALKESEARYRTSLKKIDHAYASVKLALEESERLFEMAPDANLKLDVRGNIIKANQQAEELFACPRNKLEQLSVFSLVPLAKLEKYQQAFRQYFDPCYTGDSLFKKSLAILDYAGRPLTIEVTLNLIPTRAGKIALATIRDISEKEALIQSLQHQLEENQKLHALALSDPLTKIFNKRHFNNMMLEEHNKAVRHQQRLSLILFDIDHFKAVNDNYGHDVGDKVLMQLTLLIKQFVREEDTFARVGGEEFAIIAPFTNTDAALTIAERIVEECAKHPFVINDQQQINITVSVGTASLSSTDKTWSPLFERADKALYQAKRLGRDQVQVSALF, encoded by the coding sequence ATGCCCAGAAGTGAAAATTATTTAAAAAAGGAACTGTATTCTCTAATAAAAGAAGATGCGAAGATTTTTGAATTTTTACAATCTGGCGCCACTGATGGCATGTGGTATTGGGATCTAGAGCAGCCCGAAAATGAATGGATGAGCGATCGATTTTGGACTGAGCTTGGCTATGATCCGACAAAAAAATCACACCGCGCTTCAGAGTGGCAAGATATTATCAACCAAGATGATTTGCAGTTAGCACTGGAAAACTTTCAAAAGCACTGCGATGATCCAAACCATCCTTACGACCAAGAAGTTCGCTATCGTCACAAAGATGGTTCCACCGTTTGGATTCGCTGTCGCGGCATCGTCATTCGCAATAGCAACAACCAACCCTATCGCATGCTTGGTGTCCACAGCAATATTACCGCACTAAAAGAAAGTGAAGCGCGTTACCGAACAAGCCTTAAGAAAATCGATCATGCCTATGCGTCAGTTAAATTGGCACTGGAAGAAAGTGAGCGACTATTTGAAATGGCACCAGACGCTAACTTAAAGCTGGATGTCCGTGGCAATATTATTAAAGCTAACCAGCAAGCCGAAGAATTATTTGCCTGCCCTCGCAACAAACTAGAACAGCTAAGTGTTTTTAGTTTAGTGCCACTTGCTAAACTGGAAAAATACCAGCAAGCATTCAGACAGTATTTCGATCCTTGCTATACCGGAGACAGCCTTTTTAAAAAATCACTGGCCATTCTCGATTATGCTGGCCGCCCACTAACCATTGAAGTAACGCTTAACCTAATTCCGACCAGAGCAGGGAAAATCGCACTTGCGACCATACGTGATATTTCGGAAAAAGAAGCCCTAATTCAATCGCTGCAGCACCAACTTGAAGAAAACCAAAAGCTACACGCTTTGGCCCTATCAGACCCTTTGACCAAAATTTTCAATAAGCGTCACTTTAACAATATGATGCTGGAAGAGCACAATAAGGCGGTTCGTCATCAGCAACGTTTATCCTTGATCCTCTTCGACATTGACCACTTTAAAGCAGTGAATGACAACTATGGTCACGATGTGGGCGATAAGGTGTTAATGCAACTAACCCTGTTAATTAAACAATTTGTGCGCGAGGAAGACACCTTTGCCCGAGTTGGCGGTGAAGAATTTGCCATTATTGCGCCATTTACCAACACAGATGCAGCGTTAACTATCGCCGAACGTATTGTCGAAGAGTGCGCTAAGCACCCGTTTGTGATTAATGATCAACAGCAAATAAACATCACGGTTAGTGTTGGTACCGCTTCCCTATCGAGCACAGATAAAACTTGGTCACCATTATTTGAACGTGCTGACAAAGCACTATATCAAGCAAAACGTTTGGGCCGCGACCAAGTGCAAGTTAGTGCACTTTTTTAA
- a CDS encoding DNA topoisomerase III, with product MKLYIAEKPSLGRAIADVLPKPHKKQQGYIQVGNGDIVTWCIGHILEQAEPEAYGEHYKKWQLEHLPIIPESWQLKPKYKTKSQLTVIRNWLKKANEVIHAGDPDREGQLLVDEVLNYLKLSKTKTSAVKRLLISDLNPAAVKKALSQLKSNQAYMPLSVSALARSRADWLYGINLTRALTIQGGKAGYQGVLSVGRVQTPVLGLVVNRDREIANFVSKPFYEVEAELSLNQSTPNQNTDSQATSAPNIMAKWQPSEACQPYQDEDGRVVVKALAENVVSRIHQQPAKVTELTKQDKQQNAPLPYNLSALQIDAAKRYAMNAKLVLDVCQALYEKHKLITYPRSDCRYLPTEHFSQAPQILAMLKDSQLPLAKQLSDADPKRKSRAWQDSKVGAHHAIIPTTKSPAKLNLNNFEKNVYQLICRQYAAQFFPAYCYQQIKASFSIAGGLFTASTNIVSQLGWKSLFTPSPNSKGGSTKAEQAKSNSNKADDGEQQNNNPALANLTQGQTLFCQQGHLREKQTEPPKHFTDASLLAAMTGIARFVTDKSLKAILKETDGLGTEATRAGIIDLLFKRGFLQRQGKQIHATDAGKGLIDALPNDCTQPDMTARWELSLNQIADKACSYGQFMQPIEGSLHGLINLLSQHLPSSLQGLKSPQKPAYKKRRKTSHRKRKSTV from the coding sequence ATGAAGCTGTATATCGCCGAAAAACCTAGCCTAGGACGAGCCATCGCAGATGTGCTCCCCAAACCGCATAAGAAACAGCAAGGTTATATTCAAGTAGGCAACGGCGATATTGTCACTTGGTGCATTGGTCATATTTTGGAACAAGCTGAGCCTGAAGCTTATGGTGAGCACTATAAGAAATGGCAGCTTGAACACTTGCCGATCATTCCAGAGAGTTGGCAGTTAAAACCTAAGTACAAAACCAAAAGCCAACTTACCGTAATCCGTAATTGGCTGAAAAAAGCAAATGAAGTTATTCACGCGGGCGACCCTGATCGTGAAGGCCAGTTGTTGGTCGATGAAGTACTTAACTATTTAAAGCTTTCTAAAACAAAAACCTCAGCGGTGAAACGCCTATTAATTAGCGACTTAAACCCAGCCGCAGTGAAAAAAGCCCTTAGCCAATTGAAATCTAATCAAGCCTATATGCCGCTTTCTGTTTCGGCGTTAGCCCGCAGCCGCGCCGATTGGCTTTATGGCATTAACCTGACCCGAGCACTGACGATTCAAGGAGGCAAAGCGGGCTATCAAGGGGTATTGTCGGTCGGCAGAGTACAAACCCCCGTGTTGGGGCTAGTGGTCAATCGCGATCGCGAAATTGCCAACTTTGTTAGTAAGCCTTTTTATGAAGTGGAAGCCGAATTATCACTCAACCAGAGCACGCCTAACCAGAACACTGATAGCCAAGCCACATCTGCGCCAAATATCATGGCCAAATGGCAACCAAGTGAAGCCTGCCAACCATACCAAGATGAAGACGGGCGAGTAGTAGTAAAAGCGCTGGCTGAAAATGTGGTGAGCCGCATTCACCAGCAACCAGCGAAAGTCACTGAGCTGACAAAGCAAGACAAACAACAAAACGCACCACTGCCGTATAATTTATCGGCCCTGCAAATTGATGCGGCAAAGCGCTATGCCATGAATGCTAAATTGGTGTTAGACGTTTGTCAGGCACTGTATGAAAAACACAAGCTGATCACTTACCCAAGATCAGATTGCCGTTATTTACCCACTGAGCATTTTAGCCAAGCACCGCAAATACTTGCCATGCTAAAAGACAGCCAACTGCCGCTGGCAAAGCAGTTAAGCGATGCCGATCCCAAGCGCAAAAGCCGCGCTTGGCAAGACAGCAAAGTTGGCGCTCATCACGCGATTATCCCTACCACCAAATCGCCAGCTAAGCTTAATTTAAACAACTTTGAGAAAAATGTTTATCAACTGATTTGCCGCCAATATGCGGCGCAGTTTTTTCCTGCTTATTGCTATCAGCAGATTAAAGCGAGTTTTTCAATTGCCGGCGGGTTATTTACTGCTAGCACTAATATAGTGTCACAACTAGGTTGGAAATCGCTGTTTACTCCCTCCCCAAATAGCAAAGGAGGAAGCACGAAAGCAGAGCAAGCTAAATCTAACAGTAACAAAGCAGATGACGGTGAACAGCAAAATAACAACCCTGCCCTCGCAAACTTAACTCAAGGGCAAACCTTATTTTGCCAACAGGGGCATTTACGGGAAAAACAAACCGAGCCACCAAAGCATTTTACCGATGCATCTTTGCTTGCTGCCATGACAGGGATTGCCCGCTTTGTCACCGACAAATCGCTTAAAGCCATTTTAAAAGAAACCGACGGTCTGGGCACTGAAGCAACCCGCGCAGGAATTATCGACCTGCTATTTAAACGGGGCTTTTTACAGCGCCAAGGCAAACAAATTCATGCAACCGATGCAGGAAAAGGCTTAATTGATGCCTTACCTAACGATTGTACTCAGCCTGATATGACCGCACGCTGGGAATTATCCCTTAACCAGATTGCCGATAAAGCCTGTAGCTATGGGCAATTTATGCAGCCCATAGAAGGTTCATTGCACGGCTTAAT